The following are encoded together in the Pseudoxanthomonas sp. YR558 genome:
- a CDS encoding MFS transporter, with product MSTLNPPAKATRREWIGLAIIALPCMVYAMDLTVLNLALPAISAELDPSASQLLWIVDVYGFLVAGFLITMGTLGDRIGRRKLLLIGAAAFAAASVIAAFSRSAEMLIAMRALLGVAGATLAPSTMSLIRNMFHDEHERQFAIGVWIAAFSVGGAIGPLVGGMLLQWWWWGAAFLAAVPVMVLLLLLGPKLLPEYRDPDAGELDPLSMVQSLFSVLAVVYGLKRIAEFGIDPRGFGVLLVGLALGVLFVRRQKHLAYPFLDVTLFRRPAFSAAIVAYALAGLSMMGVYIFMTQYLQLVLGLTPLQAGVATVPWSLCFTVGSLLAPRLARHWGARRVMVRGLLLAAIGFGITALVVPPYGLWILIAGMLAMSLGMAPVFTVGNELIITTAPPERAGAASALAETSAELSGALGIALLGSAGMLAYRLWLDPALPASLADNDATRALSTLGGAVAVGSELGGAAGAAVVDTARTAFTGAMRAIALFGMAMMVLAAWMAARLMRDGEGEAHGAVVVDEPSGA from the coding sequence ATGTCGACCCTGAACCCGCCCGCTAAAGCCACCCGCCGCGAATGGATCGGGTTGGCCATCATCGCCCTGCCCTGCATGGTCTATGCGATGGACCTGACCGTGCTGAACCTCGCGCTGCCGGCCATCAGCGCCGAACTGGACCCCAGCGCTAGCCAGTTGCTGTGGATCGTCGATGTGTACGGCTTCCTGGTCGCCGGCTTCCTGATCACGATGGGCACGCTGGGCGACCGGATCGGCCGGCGCAAGCTGTTGCTGATCGGTGCGGCGGCGTTCGCGGCGGCCTCGGTGATCGCGGCGTTCTCGCGCAGCGCGGAGATGCTGATCGCGATGCGCGCGCTGCTCGGCGTGGCGGGCGCGACGCTGGCGCCCTCGACGATGTCGCTGATCCGCAACATGTTCCATGACGAACACGAGCGCCAGTTCGCCATCGGCGTGTGGATCGCGGCGTTCTCGGTCGGCGGTGCGATCGGCCCGCTGGTCGGCGGCATGTTGCTGCAATGGTGGTGGTGGGGCGCGGCGTTTCTCGCCGCGGTGCCGGTGATGGTGCTGCTGTTGCTGCTGGGGCCGAAGCTGCTGCCCGAATACCGCGACCCGGACGCCGGCGAGCTCGATCCGCTCAGCATGGTGCAGTCGCTGTTCTCGGTGCTGGCCGTCGTCTACGGGCTGAAGCGCATCGCGGAGTTCGGCATCGATCCACGCGGATTCGGCGTGTTGCTGGTCGGCCTCGCCCTCGGCGTGCTGTTCGTCCGTCGGCAGAAGCATCTGGCGTATCCGTTTCTCGACGTGACGCTGTTCCGGCGACCCGCGTTCTCGGCGGCCATCGTGGCCTATGCGCTCGCGGGCCTGTCGATGATGGGCGTGTACATCTTCATGACCCAGTACCTGCAGCTGGTGCTCGGGCTAACGCCGCTACAGGCCGGCGTCGCGACCGTGCCGTGGTCGCTGTGCTTCACCGTAGGCTCGCTGCTGGCGCCACGGCTCGCACGCCACTGGGGCGCGCGCCGGGTGATGGTGCGCGGCCTGCTGCTCGCGGCGATCGGCTTCGGCATCACGGCGCTGGTGGTTCCGCCGTACGGGTTGTGGATCCTGATCGCCGGCATGCTGGCGATGAGCCTGGGCATGGCGCCGGTGTTCACCGTCGGCAACGAACTGATCATCACCACCGCACCGCCGGAACGCGCGGGCGCCGCGTCGGCGCTGGCCGAGACCAGTGCCGAACTGAGTGGCGCGCTGGGCATCGCCCTGCTGGGCAGTGCCGGCATGCTCGCCTACCGGCTATGGCTGGATCCCGCCCTTCCCGCCTCGCTCGCCGATAACGACGCGACCCGTGCATTGTCCACGCTCGGTGGCGCCGTTGCCGTCGGCAGCGAACTGGGCGGAGCGGCCGGCGCAGCCGTCGTCGATACCGCACGCACCGCCTTCACCGGCGCGATGCGCGCGATCGCCCTGTTCGGCATGGCGATGATGGTGCTGGCCGCCTGGATGGCCGCACGCCTGATGCGCGATGGCGAGGGCGAAGCGCACGGGGCCGTCGTCGTCGACGAACCCTCGGGCGCCTGA